The Rhododendron vialii isolate Sample 1 chromosome 1a, ASM3025357v1 region tttttataatccgaaccgttcaatgtgtgcagaatgtgattttaagggtgcccgcgagaaattagcaaaaaaaatgacaaggaaagatttgatttgagcagtttttatttgaaccgttcaataaaaaactgttcgaaactgttcggatcaagcctttcccggtcattttttttgctgatttctcacgagtacccttaaaatcatgttctgatcacattgaacggctcggatcatcaaaatttgatcggtatctatgaggtgtttttttaggtgtttttttgggtgtccccggaaccgccccgatatatatatatatatatatatatatatatatattaacaaTTCAACCATAAAATGGTCACCAAGAAGCAGCTTCTGGAAGCAATAAGTTTCAGTGGAGTTACAGTATGTAGGCTATTCGTAATGCTGAAAGAAAATCTAGAATGCCGAAATTAACTAGTGGATCATTCAACAGAGGGCAGAATATCATAGAAGAAGACGTTAATAGAACAATAAAAGTGGAGGAATGAGATGATTCCCGACAAATCTCCGTTTTGTCGAGTATAGATTCACAGATATATAGACACCAAGAATACAGTACACATACGTACACGTTTATTCATTTGAAGGATTTGATTTGCAGCTAAGATAATGAGAAATAAAGCATATGGCCACTGTGAAACATTTTGTAATCTCGCAAAGCACTGACACTCGCTAAGCACTGACACTTCTAGAAATTGCCATATCCCTATTGGACACTCCAAGGACAGACGACACGCCAACGACACAAGAATACATATGGGCCACGCCACGTGATGTGTCCATCAAAATTTCATTGTCATGTGGGACACACTTGGGCTACACATGCAGACATGGCAGGGtgtctttttataaaaattaaaatcttttttgGGGTACAAGATATATAACTTCAAAAAGTATTGGACCAAAAGTGAACATAAAACATGTGTGTATGTGCATAGGCATAAATCATCCATCAATAATGCATTCAATAGGAGTCTTGACCTGAAATATTTAGCAGTTACAATGCAGGTTGCATAAATCCAAGAAATATTAAAAATGATGTGTCCCCCTGCCGGCTACGTGTCCCCATTATTTTAGAACTGCCATGTCCCAtatccgtgctacatagctTGTTAGAACTTTCGAGTTGTGCCACCCAGCATTTAACTGCAACCTAAAATTACGATTGATACCTCTGACTCATCCAACGAGTTTCCAAAGAGTGTCCTAGCATGTCCTTGAGTGTTTCTAAAGTGTCCAaataaaaagaatggaaaacaaATATGAAACCAGTGATTTGAGTCAAGGTCATGTGTATGGAGAGTTCGTTTGACTTTCATACGTGACCTCCTGTGAGGTGTCCGTGCTTCATAGATTATTCCTACGTCCAAGTCCTATCCCTTTCTAATGTGTTTTTTCGTATGAATCTGATCGGAAACATTGAACTCCTACTCGATGGCCACTTGGGGAAAAAACACTCCTAAATGGATAGTTTTATAGAAACAAAACCAAGTCCCAGTATAGATCTTAGACACCAGAAAAGTACCTTGGAAACCCAGCCACATCATTAATGAGTCGACAATTATCTATGTTGAATCATGCTCAACTTTTTAGTAACTTATctctaaaacaaagaaaaacaaaatgtttCTTCTCCTCGTTTCACAAATTTACCATCGAGTAGACCACTATAGTATTCATACACATACATAAACCTTtacatatttcataaatatcTGGTATGCAGGGGTAGAAAAGGGGTGGTCTGCCATCGCCACCCAGGCCAATACATACATACCTCGCTTACCATTGGTACTATAACAGACAGAGAAGGTGAGAAGGTGTCTTACAAGGAATGCAGTTTTCACTGAAAAGGGATCCTGACATGATTTGACGCCAAGCCACAATAAGCAAAATAGGCTTGACGATATACAGGGTTGTTGCAACTTCTATAACATGCTTGGAATATCTCAAGTCAAAAGTTAAAGCGGTGTTGGGTGCTGGAATTCGCAGTCCTTATATTTCATCCACTTTCCTCCGAATAATATCTGTATGGGCAGGAAATCACACTATCCATAAGAGAGCTTGGTAACAGAATGGGTAATGTCAAACATGTAACTTCGATAACTTTAGCCTCCCAATAACTGATTTGAAATATTTCAAGAGAAGGGCCGGTGGCAATATTTTTACCATGCAGTCTGTAGCCAAGAACCACTCTGGCCATTCTACATCAAATAAGCAGCATGAGCAGCCCCATCAATTTAGGTGAACTACAGGCGCATTTCCTGCCATTCGCAATCCAACTTCATGGAATCAAAGTACCAAGATAAAATATCACAGGCCATTGACTTCTTCAGATTTCAACTGAAGGCAATACATATAGTCATCCCTACAACCGATGAAAATCCGGCCTCCAATCATCACAGGAGAAGAAAAAATGTTGCCTTGGAGATCCAACCTACCAAATTCTTTCACCACGTCTTCACTCAGTCGGCTTAGCGCTCCATCAGAATCTGAGGGGATACGGAGCACATAGACACTCCCACTACTCGTACACACACAGATTAACCTGAAAGACATAGTGGATCAATGTtcccaaaataataaaaacatcGAAACAAGTTTATCCCCTCAATCCATGATTGGATTGCAGATCAGTGGAGGATACACTCagagaaaggaaaatggtaggaaacaaagaaaatgattaTGTTTCGCTTAAATATCTTTTATATTtgtcttttctcttccttttaccTTAGTCTTTCCATCCTTAAATACCTCTATTAAACATTAACATCCTTAGCTTAGTTTAATTACCTATCTGAAAGGTGCAAGAAGTTGGATACCAACTGCAAGTTTTCATCAACGTAAGCAGACGAAGTAATTGGGTCTCCAAGATTGTGTTCCCAGAGTAGACCACCCTTTTCCAATTCAAATGAATAAATCCTTCCATCTCTCGAACATATCAGTGCTTGAGAGGGTAGTGCATAAGATGTGCAGGGTCCAGCAAATATTGGCCCACCAGTTTTTACCTTCCAAATAGTGGACCCACTTGCATCCAGTGCAATAACGTGCCCATCCACCAAGCAACAGAGGACATTTCCGGTCTTGGAATAGACGGAGAGGGACCCAAAAACTGGTGCTTCCAACTCACGCAGCCACAGTTCACTGAATGGCATAGCCTTTATGGATACTGCTGTAACACGGCCACTAGTGGATGCCACGTAAAGTGTATTGCGAACCTGCATTTAAATGCAATCAGTTATAGAACAGCAAGTCATTTCTTGAACTTGCTCTTTGGCTATACACAACAATCCTCATCATAATGTATATAAGAAATGCTATGTACCCAGAATTTCGATTCTACCCAGAAGGAAGCGAGGACTATGGTGTAGATTAAAGTTGCTGTGTTGCCGGTGGCATCATTAATGAATATGATCCCTAGATTTCACTTTTTCAACACTTGCCAGGATAAAATATACCataaattgcaaaatcaatcATACTATTTGTGTGGCTATAGCTAGAGTCAGCCAAGTGATTTGAACAAGGGACAAGAATGACTAAGAAATTAACAATGAAGGTTTGTCAAGACAGACCTTATCAATTACAGGTGAACCATAGATGCTGCCACCACACGAAAGCTTATAAACACAGCAGTAACTTCTATAATCCAGAGCATAAAGATTACAGTCATGCGATCCACACCAGACCAAGTTCCTGCACTCATCAACCACGGGCTGACACTTTACCTCACCACATGTTTGGAAATGCCAACAGATGCTGCCACTATGAAGATCAATAAAGTAGATGATCCCTTGGTAACATCCAACGACAACCTGAGAAAAATCACCAATGATTGCAGCCGAACATTCTATCCGTCCTTCTAGTTTAGTCTCCCATTGGACAAAACCACTTTTGGCATTGATACAAAGAAATTTGAAGGAGTGAGAGccaatgaaaacaaaaacatccTGATCTTTGAACACAACAAGTGGTGATGCATCAATGCAAGATTCCATGTGTACTTTCCATACTTCTTTCATATCAACTCTTTTGTTTCTTGGAATTTCCACTTCAATGAATTTTTGACATAAATCTTTCCCCTCATGTGATCCTTCATAAATTAATTTGTTGCAACGGCTAAATGAACATGGAACCTGGAATGGGTTGCAGTCCCATGGATAACCATCTCCAAGACTAATCCTCATAGAGCTTCTATAGTAATCTGAATCCACCTTCTGCCGCTTTCCAGAAAAATCGTCACTCTTGTCGCAGAGTCTCAGAATCCTTCCACGTGGCCTAAAGCTATGAAGACTAGGTGACTTCAAATTTGACAAAAGACTCTCTTCATGAGCCAAATTAGCATTAGCTCTTCCATTAATAGCGCGCAAACCTTCCTTTCCCATAAGCGCCATTTGAAGCTTCATTGGACTAGGAAAGATATAAAGCAACCTCATATCCATTTCTAAACTATGAGAAACATGTGCTGCTAAGATAGAATTTCCGCCCATTTTAAAGAAGTCATCATCATCGGACACCATTTCAACCATCAAAGCATCACAAAAGGCCTTCTTGATAACTTGTAAGAGTTCAGTACTCTGGATATTATCAAACTCGCTGGGATCAAGCTTTATGGAAGATGTCATACAGGCCAACTGGGCATAATCTACTTTCCCGGAGGAAGTCGCTGGAAACgactccaaaaaaaagaaatacctAGGAATCATTGCTAAGGGAAGTTTGTCAAGCATCCAACTCCTAATAGAAGCTCTCAAAATTTCACTACCTACATCCTTTTGTCTCATTACTAAATGAGCCTCCAGAAGTGCCACTTCTACTTGACCTCTACGAGAAACCACAGCAGCATCAACTACACCAGGGTATCCCAGTAATGTACTTTCAACTTCCTCTAATGCAATCCGCTGCCCATTAACTTTTAGAGTGCGGTCTTTTCTCCCCATAAAAACCAAGTCACCACTGTGTAGTAATCTAGCAAAGTCGCCAGTTTTAAAATAGTGATGACATTTCAAGTCACTGACAAAACAACCAGAAGAAGAGCATATAGGCAACTTCACAAATTCCTGGGATGAAGCGGAAAAATCACAGTAGTATCCTTTAGCAATGCAGAGTCCACCTACATATATTTCTCCTTGCATGGGAGAATCTTCACCTAGAAGAACTAAATCACAATTTGACATAGGCATGCCAATAGGAACACTGTCCAGTGCTTCATTCTCCAAAATCGATAGCAGCCTCTTGCAATCAAAATAGGAACAATCACCGGACACCTTCATAAAATGTTGGTTCATTAGCCTTTGAAAATGAGGTGCTAACAGTAACTATTACCAGGAAGCATAGACTGCATATTAGTACAAAAGGAGATGCACAAGGGCAACATTTTAGCATATTCTCTCAAAAACATAAGAAGTGACTGTAAAACAGGTAAAAGGAGGAAAATAGAAACAAACATTCAATGTACTACAATGCATGTCCGATACTCAGTACCGCAAACACAGAGCTGCTAAGTTCTTGTACAAAAAGAAGATATTGAATTTTGTCCTTTCTTACCCATAGCAAATGGGGATGAAAAATCACCAAATCTAATGACGTATTAAGAGAAAGACAAAATAAGACCCTGTTTTGAAGCCGTTGCGACGTACGTGAGGGATTTGTGTATGAACAAAATATGAGTCCAGATGCAGGGTAAGAAAGGTTAAGTCATTGGATTCTAATCTTCTGGAAACGTCATAGTTGTATGCAAAGTTAAACATAAGAAAGCAAGTTTCTAACCTCTGTAGACCCATATAAATTCAAGATTGTAGTCTTTGGTAACAACTTGTAAAGCATTTCCCATAAGGAAATAGGGAAAACTTCTCCACTCAGCACTAAAGTTTTCAAGGAACTTTGAACTCTGATATTATAGGGGCTATCCAAAGCAGGAAGAATCATCCTCATGAGTGATGGGACAGAAATAAGTCTATTTATAGTGTAAGCCTGCAAAACCAAGTAGAAATTAATCAGGAACGTCTCTTtatcttaaaccaaaaaatatatataacgTCGAGTTTAGGAGTGATCTAAATTCTGACCAACATAGGATTGTCATGTTTTATTTTCATAAGCCAGACATTCTTCTCGCTTACGTTTAGCAGTAGATAAACTCAGGAACCATCCCATATAGTTTCGGTTTTTTAACTATACCTGGAGAAAGTCGTGCacataaaaactattttctttgAGCTCGTTGAAAGGAGGAATGACCAACGTACAAGTAGTAAGGAGAGCTCCAAGGAATTCTTGCAGATGATCAATGAAGCTTATTGACGTTTTGAACAGTAATAATTCGTCACCACCAAGGGGATAGAATTCTTGCATCCATAAAAATCGGTTCAGGAGACCTAAAAAAGGACGAGCAAATTAACCCAAAGTGCACCAGAAGACAAGGATAAGAGCATCCGTATCAGGATCTCTAGGAGAGAGGAAAGCCTCCACTATTGAGTTGCATCAGGCTTGCTTCTATGTGGCTGCAAAAATGCCATTGCTACAGTTCCTCATCATTTCAGACGAGGGACTAGTCACACGCCATTCATTATTTAAATGGTTTCCCGATGGATTAACTATGCTGGAATATTTAATAGCTCACATTTCTTCTGCTCATTTTATAAAATGGATCAAGTTCCTAAATAAGTTTCCTTTATTTGgcaaataaaaaatgaacacacaaatactaaaattcaaacatgaaacATTCCAAAGTACAAACAAACATGAAATTTGGAATGACCACAATGAAAATCAAACTCACTAAatttaaaatcatattcataGCCCTTGCAAATATGACCATTGGAATATAGTTGTTACAATTTACCAAAATAAGATCATTCCACAAAAAAACGTTCAAATAGAGCCGTTACGCTCCCTCTCTTTTCTATTTCAAGTAAGCTTGGATCCCATTGGTGGAGGGGCGATTCCGGTGAGGTTGTCGGAAGATGAAGGTGGCTCTTTGGCCACCATCGGAGGAAGTTTGTGGATTGAAGGGAAGCCCGGAGAGGTCATCGGAAGAAGAAGGTTGCCATTTTGGCCTCCGCTGGAGGAACCTTGTTGGTGGAAGGATGAGTCCTGTGAGGTTGTCGGTTGACAAAGGTGGTCTTTTGGCCACCTCCGGAGGTTGAATGTCGGTGGTGGCCATGGTGGGGTGGGTCTGGTGAGGTTGTCGGAAGACAACGGTGGTTCTTTGGCCACCACCAGAGGTTAACTGTTGGCGTCAGGGCGAGTCCAGTGCAGTTGTTAGATGACAAATGTGGTTTTCTTCACCGCCACGGGAGTTAGAAGCTAGTCTGGTGAGGTCGTCGAGGACAAAGGTGGTTTTTTGGTCACCGCCAAAGGTGTTTTGTTGGAGTTGGGTGAGTCCGTTGAGGTCATCAGGTGTTGGGTCCACTGAGGGGTTGAGGTGGTTAGGAGTTGGTTGTTTCAGGTGGGTGGGCATTTGGCTTGTTCAGGTTTTTGGGAGATGGAGACATGAATGCTTAGGttatttttgggtggttttacttattttttcttttcttctctcccaTTCAACATTTGGTTTGATGCCCCTCCCacttctcgatgtacccttatcgaatttgatcaaaaaaatttcttctgctgatcaaaaataaaataaaaacagagcCGTTACAAATACGGCCTTCAGAATATATCCAGTAAGAAAATATAACACtttaccaaataaaaatacaaaagtgACTTCTTATGtataatttggtccaaaatatacTGAGGCTGATGTTGATACTCTAAGAAGCATTAGATGAAACCACCACTTGAAATTAGGTGAAATCTCTTCACTTTCCTAAAGGATAAGAAGCTTTGCAAAGTTAAATAAAGAAGGGGAATAAAAAGAATAGAAGGGAAATGATCCTTCTCTTAGGAAGCAAGAAAATTTCTCATGAATAAGAATATGCAGTGACGAAGACCATACAAAACATCTCAGAAGGGTGCCAATTCTCCTGAACACAGGGTCATAAAAGTCACAGTTGTACAAGAAAGTTTACCAAAAACGATGCATCTTGCAGCGAAACAGGTTAAATATCACATCAGGTTATCATGCTAATGTCTATTGTTGAAGATTCAAAATTCAACACGGTAAAACAAAGTTTGTCAACCACTTGTCTTCCATCTTGACGAGATGAAAATGCTTACAAAATCATGCTACTTTCATCTCTCATCTCCTTGTGACATGATGGTCATTGAAGCGAAGCTTTCAAAACTGGACTAAACAATATGCATCCAAATAAAGAACTGGTACTCTAAGAAGCATGTTCAAGAAAATGTATTCAAATAGAGTATAATCCACATTcaaaaccaaaactagcaatagTTCGCACTCcataaagataaagaaaaaaatcaagtattgAACTCTTCCTTAGGGGATAGAGaacaagagaagaagaaaaagataaaaaaacttttctcGCTGTCCATCCTCAAATCCAAAAGAGAAATGAGGTGCACGAAGATCAGAAAGCAGTCCTGCTGGCTGGAGTTATGAAGACCAGGGGGAAACTGTACTCAGCAGCACCATCCATTCACAAAGAAAGTGAGGCAATGGAGAAAATATAGGGTCGTGCAAACAAAAATGTTGTTCCTATAACGTTCTTCCCCTCCCCCAACACCACCCCCCCTGCGGGTTGCGAAATGCAAACccgaaactctctctctctctctctctcaatatatatatatatacactaagGTTTGCCCGTGcatgaaggcacggcgcaacgtgagatctaattagtggcaattgtgtaattaatattgtttgagggAGAGCCATAGGATTCatggagcaaatcaatggttaggatttatagagagataagattcaaaaactgttctccCTTATaagatagatatatatatatatataatatacacaTATACGGGGCAGTTCCggggacaactaattagacacctaaaaaaacacctcatagttcccgatcaaattttaatgatccgagcaactcaatgtgatcagaacgtgattttaagggtacctgcgagaaatcagcaaaaaaaaaagaccaggaatggcttaatttgagcagtttttaattgaactgtTCATCAAATTTAAAAACTGCTCTAATCAAGCactggtcatattttttgttaatttcttgtgggtacccttaaaatcaagttctgatcacattgatcagctcagatcatcaaaatttgattggaaactatgaaatgtttttttagatgtttttatagaTGTTCCCAGAaccgtatatatatacacacacacacacacacatacacatacatacaaatatatatagacacataTATTATTGTCGGGATTAAGGCTTCTGGACAACGTAGCATGCATTGCGCTTATTCTACTCCTAACTCAAAAATTTGTAATGGTGCAATTGCATGCTGCTGACCAAATCTGGAAAAAATATTGGGGCTTGctaagatcataacatgcaaacTGAAGTGATGGTTTACCTATTTCAGTGCCACATACACCTTTAGGCTTCCCAGTTGACCCCGATGTGTACAGTACATAACAAAACGATCTTGACTTCTCACTTTCACAAGGCCATGCTGAACTGGCTGAACCAAACTCCTGCTGAAGGTTTTCTTTCATTGATATAAATACTTGAGGGCAACTGCTAAAATCTACAGCCCCATGTGATTTACACAGCTCGTAACAGCCATTTCCATCAAAAGACGATTGGCATCTAATTATAACATTCACATTTGAAAACGAAACAATCGAAGATATTCTTTCCCTAGGCCACAGCGGATCTAATGTGATAAAAGCCTCCCCACACCTCAAAACTGAAAGAACAGCAACAATGTACTCTGCAGAAGGCTCCACACATATTCCCACTATCTTTGGAGTATAATGAACTTGATCCTCAGTAGACTGTTCTACACCTGCTCTTGAAGACTTCAAACATTCAGAAATACAAAAATGCTCTAGCTGCTGAGTTGGAACATTAAGTGCAAGAAAGACAAAGTACATAAATGAATCATATTTCGCGTTGTCATTCAAAGATACAATTTAACTTTGCCCTAGCACCTGTTAGCTTCAAAAGAGACCAAGCCATTACACTAATTATATAGGCCTAAAAATTGATGAGGTCTTagaacctatgaagcaccgacactccaaaagggcacCATGGACTCGGGGACACGTATTGGACTTGCCACGTGGcatgtccaataatttttatttatttatttatttttgataggggacacgcCGGGGACAATActaggggtcaaaatgtaatattattaattttggggggttaatatgaaattattcaaaatatttgggttaaacggtaattatgcctttgaaaaaaaaattatacaatttgtgaaattattcatatacaatggttcataaaaaaaatttggatatatttatttttttattgatttatacatgtggcgtgtcccccgccatATCcatatccccatttttttagaattcccgtgtcccatgtccgtatccgtatccgtgctacatagTAGCTTAGAACATTGTTCTTAACTCTTCTCATCTATCTCAGAAAATCTGGATCTCAACATTAAGGTGTGTCAAACGAATGTGAAATAGGAGACTAAAGAAACCATCAGATGGTGGGACAATTTGTTGCTTACTGTTTGAATCCAGAATCAACTTTAAAGCTGGTAAGCTCACACACCATCCATCAGGCTTAACTCTCCCACTAGAAGCAAAATGCACCAAGTAAATGAGACTTTGGCTATATATCAAGGCCTGGACTTAACATTTTACACCTCACTAAAGGTCTGGAGGTTGTTTCTATCACATGAGATATGAATCATATGATCACTTCCTCAAGATTTATTGATCTTCAGGCCATTTACGGTTTACCATCTTCTATTCCATAAAAAGAACATATCGACTTGCTAATATAAGCTAAACAATAAAATACTTGGTCTATAACTCCCTATTTTCCATGATTAGAGTACTACCTTTCGCACAGTTGATCTCAAGCTGGGAGAAAGAAAAGTTGTGCGTGGACAAAACCCTATCAAAATCTTATGTAGGCAACCTCAATTAATTGGGACCTATGGAGCATGGACACGGAGACGGATATGGACACCGACTTGGGATTTCTACAATAATGGAGACACGGACACGGCAGGGGacatggaaaaaataaataaataaatacataataTTTGTTTTATACCAGTGAATTATATGTATAAGCATGAACCATCAACGTGTACAGAAAAAGCATCATATGTACatcatattacacttttaccCCATATTATTTGAAGCAATGCATATTTACCcctcaaaattttttaaaaaaatgcatatcTAACCCCACCGTGTCCCCAAAAAAAGTTCGTTAAATTTAATGGACACACCACCATATGTTCTTTGTCGTGCCCCCTGTGTTGGACACAGGAGACATGCCGGCCTCTAGAAGTGTCTGTGCTTGATAGACTGGGACACAAGGCTTAGGTTACTttgttttggtacggtttgaTAAGAAAGTGCATGTTCAATACAAACCTACATGAATCTCCAGCTTCAATGTCACCCATTCAAAGTCATAGTATATTACCAAATAAAAACTATAACAGCAGTTCAAAAACAATTACAACTTATGACACTTGATACTAGCAAGAAGTCAAAATTGACTAGTTTTCAAGCAAgttgctttgtttggatgggaacttgaaaaaaaaattctaactcaaaaaacactcattacctctacttccaatcattactctcatttctctctccactctctaatcattattctcatttctctctctatctctctccactcattacccctctctccaattattatcctatttttctcttcacttattatccaaaaaatcaaactcaaaaaatctcaaaaatccatccaaacacagcaaTCCAAAGCGTCAAGGCAAGCGCTGGGCATACCGAGGATGAGGCAGCATCGTGGCCTCAAATTTTTTATGCTCTTACATTGTGACTATAGCCCTATGCACAAGATTAGTATGGGAAATTAATCATTACTTTTGCCGCTAAAAATAGGAGAATAGTGATGTTTAAgtaatggagtatttttttaaactattattAAGATTTTTGTACTACTAGTGAAGTGATATTTCTCTTTAAATTTGATTTCagggatgtgattttggcacaCCACTTTTGgtggcactccacttttagcggatggcactccactttttattgTGTAATCTCACGTAATCAAAACACAAAGTGGAGTACCAGTGGCTAAAactggagtgtcaaaatcaatttcctttcagATTTCCAAAGTAATTTATTTATGAATTACATAGAGGGGCCGTTTAAAAAGTTTTCATGGCCTCCGAAAACTCAGAGCCGGGCTGCGAAGTGCTTAATCGTAGTAAAAATTCTCTTCAAAAGATTTTCTTGTGTATCCCGAGAAATTGCAGACCAAACTGAATAGAGAAACGACAATTGAGATTTAAGGGGTCTAACCAGTGGAAGCTCTGACAATAGAGGAGGGATCATCGAGGATGCGGCGGAGACGATAACTGAGGGAGTCGA contains the following coding sequences:
- the LOC131336697 gene encoding putative acyl-activating enzyme 19 isoform X3, whose product is MIPPLLSELPLSSRAGVEQSTEDQVHYTPKIVGICVEPSAEYIVAVLSVLRCGEAFITLDPLWPRERISSIVSFSNVNVIIRCQSSFDGNGCYELCKSHGAVDFSSCPQVFISMKENLQQEFGSASSAWPCESEKSRSFCYVLYTSGSTGKPKGVCGTEIGLLNRFLWMQEFYPLGGDELLLFKTSISFIDHLQEFLGALLTTCTLVIPPFNELKENSFYVHDFLQAYTINRLISVPSLMRMILPALDSPYNIRVQSSLKTLVLSGEVFPISLWEMLYKLLPKTTILNLYGSTEVSGDCSYFDCKRLLSILENEALDSVPIGMPMSNCDLVLLGEDSPMQGEIYVGGLCIAKGYYCDFSASSQEFVKLPICSSSGCFVSDLKCHHYFKTGDFARLLHSGDLVFMGRKDRTLKVNGQRIALEEVESTLLGYPGVVDAAVVSRRGQVEVALLEAHLVMRQKDVGSEILRASIRSWMLDKLPLAMIPRYFFFLESFPATSSGKVDYAQLACMTSSIKLDPSEFDNIQSTELLQVIKKAFCDALMVEMVSDDDDFFKMGGNSILAAHVSHSLEMDMRLLYIFPSPMKLQMALMGKEGLRAINGRANANLAHEESLLSNLKSPSLHSFRPRGRILRLCDKSDDFSGKRQKVDSDYYRSSMRISLGDGYPWDCNPFQVPCSFSRCNKLIYEGSHEGKDLCQKFIEVEIPRNKRVDMKEVWKVHMESCIDASPLVVFKDQDVFVFIGSHSFKFLCINAKSGFVQWETKLEGRIECSAAIIGDFSQVVVGCYQGIIYFIDLHSGSICWHFQTCGEVKCQPVVDECRNLVWCGSHDCNLYALDYRSYCCVYKLSCGGSIYGSPVIDKVRNTLYVASTSGRVTAVSIKAMPFSELWLRELEAPVFGSLSVYSKTGNVLCCLVDGHVIALDASGSTIWKVKTGGPIFAGPCTSYALPSQALICSRDGRIYSFELEKGGLLWEHNLGDPITSSAYVDENLQLVSNFLHLSDRLICVCTSSGSVYVLRIPSDSDGALSRLSEDVVKEFGRLDLQGNIFSSPVMIGGRIFIGCRDDYMYCLQLKSEEVNGL
- the LOC131336697 gene encoding putative acyl-activating enzyme 19 isoform X1 yields the protein MTGKKLKLSSFSSCCCISHEFLKAATKNPNKIAVIHASGGAKIAREFRNSNRGSTTVSDINYDKFYGDLLETALSSRPPVFETAPSSRPPVYDGDRCFTFSEILSAVDSLSYRLRRILDDPSSIVRASTGVEQSTEDQVHYTPKIVGICVEPSAEYIVAVLSVLRCGEAFITLDPLWPRERISSIVSFSNVNVIIRCQSSFDGNGCYELCKSHGAVDFSSCPQVFISMKENLQQEFGSASSAWPCESEKSRSFCYVLYTSGSTGKPKGVCGTEIGLLNRFLWMQEFYPLGGDELLLFKTSISFIDHLQEFLGALLTTCTLVIPPFNELKENSFYVHDFLQAYTINRLISVPSLMRMILPALDSPYNIRVQSSLKTLVLSGEVFPISLWEMLYKLLPKTTILNLYGSTEVSGDCSYFDCKRLLSILENEALDSVPIGMPMSNCDLVLLGEDSPMQGEIYVGGLCIAKGYYCDFSASSQEFVKLPICSSSGCFVSDLKCHHYFKTGDFARLLHSGDLVFMGRKDRTLKVNGQRIALEEVESTLLGYPGVVDAAVVSRRGQVEVALLEAHLVMRQKDVGSEILRASIRSWMLDKLPLAMIPRYFFFLESFPATSSGKVDYAQLACMTSSIKLDPSEFDNIQSTELLQVIKKAFCDALMVEMVSDDDDFFKMGGNSILAAHVSHSLEMDMRLLYIFPSPMKLQMALMGKEGLRAINGRANANLAHEESLLSNLKSPSLHSFRPRGRILRLCDKSDDFSGKRQKVDSDYYRSSMRISLGDGYPWDCNPFQVPCSFSRCNKLIYEGSHEGKDLCQKFIEVEIPRNKRVDMKEVWKVHMESCIDASPLVVFKDQDVFVFIGSHSFKFLCINAKSGFVQWETKLEGRIECSAAIIGDFSQVVVGCYQGIIYFIDLHSGSICWHFQTCGEVKCQPVVDECRNLVWCGSHDCNLYALDYRSYCCVYKLSCGGSIYGSPVIDKVRNTLYVASTSGRVTAVSIKAMPFSELWLRELEAPVFGSLSVYSKTGNVLCCLVDGHVIALDASGSTIWKVKTGGPIFAGPCTSYALPSQALICSRDGRIYSFELEKGGLLWEHNLGDPITSSAYVDENLQLVSNFLHLSDRLICVCTSSGSVYVLRIPSDSDGALSRLSEDVVKEFGRLDLQGNIFSSPVMIGGRIFIGCRDDYMYCLQLKSEEVNGL